One segment of Neobacillus endophyticus DNA contains the following:
- the atpB gene encoding F0F1 ATP synthase subunit A encodes MNEGAPIVKFMGLYFNLTNILMITVASVIVVIIAMISTRKLAMKPTGMQNFLEWVMDFVKSIINSMMDWQDGGRFHILGITLILYIFVSNMLGLPFLITVNGTEWWRSPTSDPTVALTLAVMVVALSHFYGVKLKGAKGYGKGFFEPLPFLFPLKIIEEFANTLTLGLRLFGNIYAGELLLSLLITGLAKVNALGFISAVPLTFVWLGFSMFVSTIQAYIFTMLTMVYMSHKVSNDH; translated from the coding sequence GTGAATGAAGGAGCTCCAATCGTCAAATTCATGGGCCTTTATTTTAATTTAACGAACATACTTATGATCACGGTTGCCAGTGTAATTGTTGTCATTATTGCTATGATTTCGACAAGAAAGTTGGCAATGAAACCAACGGGAATGCAGAATTTCCTCGAATGGGTAATGGATTTTGTAAAGAGCATTATCAACAGCATGATGGATTGGCAAGATGGTGGCAGGTTTCATATTCTTGGGATCACATTAATCTTGTATATTTTCGTGTCAAATATGCTGGGCCTTCCGTTTTTAATCACTGTTAATGGTACAGAATGGTGGCGCTCGCCGACATCTGATCCTACAGTGGCGCTGACGTTAGCTGTAATGGTTGTGGCGCTTTCCCATTTCTATGGAGTTAAGTTAAAGGGAGCAAAAGGATATGGAAAAGGGTTTTTTGAGCCGCTTCCATTCTTATTTCCGTTGAAAATTATTGAGGAATTTGCTAATACATTAACACTTGGTTTGCGTCTTTTTGGAAATATTTATGCCGGTGAATTGCTGTTGTCCCTGTTGATAACTGGCTTAGCCAAAGTCAATGCATTAGGCTTTATTTCAGCAGTTCCATTAACTTTTGTTTGGTTAGGATTTTCAATGTTTGTCAGTACGATTCAGGCATATATTTTCACCATGCTGACAATGGTTTATATGTCCCATAAAGTAAGTAATGATCACTAA
- a CDS encoding ATP synthase subunit I has product MLEIIGMYKRACKWMFYLLAVYVIGWGFTEYHSVFMGLILGTATSLINLMLLFRIMKKFDKSVTNGKKVKSLGSLSRLAMVAISVMVAIKWTQYFNLISVVMGLMTNYIVIMIDFLIQSLNVHKKDRK; this is encoded by the coding sequence ATGCTAGAGATTATTGGAATGTATAAGCGCGCCTGTAAATGGATGTTTTATCTTTTGGCTGTTTATGTCATTGGCTGGGGATTTACTGAATACCATAGTGTCTTTATGGGCTTGATTCTTGGAACAGCAACTAGTCTAATAAACCTGATGCTGTTGTTCAGAATAATGAAAAAGTTTGATAAATCCGTCACAAATGGCAAAAAAGTTAAATCGCTTGGATCACTATCAAGATTAGCAATGGTAGCGATATCAGTAATGGTCGCCATAAAATGGACACAGTATTTTAATCTGATAAGTGTTGTAATGGGACTAATGACGAATTATATTGTCATTATGATAGATTTTCTAATCCAATCACTTAATGTTCATAAAAAAGATAGGAAGTGA